In Setaria italica strain Yugu1 chromosome IX, Setaria_italica_v2.0, whole genome shotgun sequence, the genomic stretch CTGGAGGTATGTTACATGTTGCTTTGATATGTTTCCTGCTGCAAGTTGCATCCAATTTTATGAATTTTATTTCTGAGGAATCTGGTTTTCTTGTATGGAATTGCTATTATTTTGCTGCTCTGGTAGAAAACTTCAGGTTTAAATCACACGCttctgttaaaaaaaaacagatgggGAACACATGAAAGAGTATCATAATTTTGTTGATTCATCTTGGCCTACATTACTTCGAAAGTAGCTTTTATCAGTAGTCCACTAATTCTTATTCCTGTTACTTAACAAAGATGCCTTCATACTATTCGAAAGTAGCTTCTGTCAGTACTCCACTAATTTTAATTCCTGTTACTTAACAAAGATGCATCTATATCATTTGTTTGGTGTGAGATGCTAATTCAAAAAAGGAAGATTCTTTAAATTTTTTTGGCATGTAAAAATTTTGGATGCTAAATGTATGTCATATTGCAGGACATGGTGGCTGGAGACCACGATAACTTTTTGCAAAATTGAAATGGTATGCTATTTCTTCCATCAGCATTGCCCGATTGACATAGCCTTCTCTGCTTCATCTGACCTCATGTTTCTTTCAGGTGCTGATGCTTTTTCTTAGTATATGGGCCTGGAAGACTGAGGTAACTCCACCTCAGGGTGGAGGCACCCGCCAGATTCTCCAGGAAGTCGGAGCTGATACCTGCTTCCTTGTACATATTGTATCCTATAGGGGTAGGATGTCCGACATCACGGAGGGCTGAATTGTAGGGATAGGGCGTCTTGTATCAAGCGATTGTAGCCTTAGATTGTATTTGTTAGTGCCGCGGTCTTCGATTTCTCTTTTGTCAGAAAGCAGCCAGCTACTCTGATGACTTACTGAAACTGTTTGATTACAGCGTACATAAGCCAAAGAGTGAATACAAATCATTTTGCCCTAGCCCTCGCACTTGCCGGAGACTCCTCCGTAGTCATTGCATCAGCTAAATACCGCATAAAACAGCTCCAGTTCTCTTTCGACATCACAATTTTCGTGTATAGCAACTATACCTAGGAACTAATGGCTTGCAATTGGTAgttatttctttgtttttttagagTGGACTCTCGATCTTGTGTTACAGTCTTCCCTGTTATCACAAAATGCAATTCCATGTATCGATTGAGGTCAAGTGCACTGTTTTAAATGCAATGTCTAAAGTAGACTCATGAGCAACCAAGAGATTCCTAAGCTGACATGCGATACCAACTTTGACTTCAGTAGGTTGTCTGAGCAGACTAGCAAATCTGTTATTATAGAAGCCCTAGAATTCAAGCATCTACACAATACCAAACCCTTACATGCGTGACCAGAGAGCCACTAAACTCTCACCAGCCACCATTGCTGCATCCATGCATGTAAACAAGGTGGCCATGGCTGCTGAACAAGTTGGCCTGGCTTGATGCATGCCACCGGCATGGAGCACCTAATCCAGACCATGCACCGATGACCCCGGTCACTCCTACCCGTCTAGCAGCTATGCACGAAGCACCTAATCCAGACCGTGCAGGAGCTGACCCAACTACTACTcgaaatattatatatataaacatGTCGCACGCCGCCAGCGAGCTAGAGACGCCAGGCCACAACGACGGCTGAGtagcagcagctagctaggcCAGAGATGgcggcctccgcctcggcgaCTCACGCCGcggtgctcgccgccgtcgtcctcctcctcccgtccctcctcgcgcccgtcgccgtcgcgcagCCGCCCAAGGGCGCCAAGGCGTTCTGCATCAGCCAGTTCGCCATCGCCAGCCAGGCGTGCTCCATCCTGCCGCCGAGCCCTCCCgacgagcaccaccaccacgatgacgatgacgaagacgacgacgagcatgaagacgacgacgagcacGAAGATGACCACCACGACGACGAGCATCATGACCGTGTCCGCGTCCGCGACCGCCATCATcacggccaccgccgcgcggcggcggtcagCATCTCGGCCCTGATCGCGAGCAGCAACGGCACCCGCGGCGCTGTCGTCGCCGGGAACCGCACCGGCGGTCACCACCACGGCAACCGCACCCGCGGCGGGCACGGGCgcggtcgccgcggccgcctgcgggacggcgaggacgacgaccaCCACGACGCCGACGACCCGGATCACGACGACGACCAtcacgaggacgacgacgaccatcatgaggacgacgacgaccaccaccacGACGCCGATGACCCTGACCACGACGACGAccacgatgacgacgacgacgacgatgacgacgacgatgacgacgaccaCCACGACGAGGAGCTCCGGGCGTACCGCGACTGCTGCCGGTGGCTCAAGGAGGTGCAGAAGGACTGCGTCTGCGAGGCGCTGCTGCGGCTGCCGCCGTTCCTCGTGAAGCCGCAGCACACGTACGTggtcagggtcggcaggacgtgCCAGATCACCTACCGCTGCGGCGGCGTCTAGCTAGCTCCAtgtcgccggccggccagccgccgTTCACGCAGCTGCCGCGCTTGTGGCCGGAGTTTGATTaactgggcggcgcggcgcggcggcgtcgtccgTGTTTGCTTTACGATTACATGTTTGGTCATTTTGTTCACTTAGGTGATATATTAGGTACAGTAGTGCTTATGGGGTGTGTCGATCTATATACCTATGGTTGAAATGTTGGCTGTCCAGTAGTTTTGAAGGATAATGTAGTCCCTGGAAATTTTTCTACTACATGTCACCGGGCGTCTGCTAGTGCTAGACACTACTGATTATCTACCATCTATAACATGTGTTGATGCATTTAAATGGAAATGATATTAGCAAAGTGAGCGAAACTCAtttgtggtggaacctgcccATCCGGATTCCAGCCCTCGGCCTATCTCGAGTGCTCGTATTTTCCTATATATTGAAGGAATTGACAATATAATGTTGCATGTGGCCGTCAACATCAAAATGTTTGTGGTAGGTTCGTCAATATCAAATCCTGTCAGTTCAGGATCCCAGTAGGTGCCGACATGCATTTCAAATACAAATTTAAATAAAAATGTTCTTCTCAACTAGAAGAAATCCTCGCGGATGTCCTTTTTAATTCAAAAAAAGGTCCCCCGAAAATGTTCCGTCTCGGCCCGGGTGCAACTCCTCACGGCCCACCATCATCCTCATTATTTTGTGCTGGTCAGGAACAGGCCCACTAAAGTCGGCCCGCACGTCGGACAACGCGCAGCCTGATTCGGGCCCGCTGAATGGACACGAAATGCACAGCGCGACGCCCCCGCCGTCGAAATTTCTTCCCGCCGGTTGTGTGGTCCCGTGGAAACCACAAAAACGGGCACAAGGACAAAACCCCCACACATCTACCAGGGACCGGTGGCCTACGTCTACCTACCCCCATTGGGATGGAAAGACGCCGAACCTGTAGCTGCGTGATAGGATCGAGCACTGTTCGTTAGATGTGCGCGTGTGTGGTCATGCATGCCTTTACTCGTCGTGTGTGTGTATGTTTTCGCTGCTTCACCTCACCTGTCGATCTCGATCTCGAGACAATTCAAATGCACGCAGCAGTAGACACCGAGACGTAACGCACGCATGCAGCTTCACACGTATAATCTACAAATATTCATGTGCCAAAAAGCAACACCGTCGTCGTCACGGCATGTACTCCGTATACAAGAGAATAGGACGAGACCCCCTCTGGCAGATCAGCGCTGCAAAAACGAAGGAAGGCGCAGCGGCAAAAGCTCGTCAGGTGAACGGAATTATTGCTAGCAATGGCGGAAGCAAGAACCACCGGGTCTCTCCCCGTGGCCAACGTGCAGGAGCTCGCAGCGGCCTTCAatgacggcggcgtcgagcgcCAGGTGCCCGAGAGGTACCTCAGCAAGGACCCTAGCGCCGAggaggtcgtcgtcgccggcggtggcggcgacgacagCGCTTGCGCGATTCCGGTGATCGACCTCCGAAGGTTGATCGACCCgcggtcggaggaggaggagtgcgCCAAGCTGGCATCCGCGTGCCACCACTGGGGCTTCTTCCAGGTACATGTAAACCGGCCACCTTGTTAATAATTTGCTTATGGATTGTGTATATTGTCAGTAAATGTGAACCCTATGAGGTGAAGCGCAGCTCATCAACCATGGAGTTCCAGATGAGGTGATCGGGAACCTGATGAGCGACGTGGCCGGGTTCTTCAAGCAGCCGCTCGAGGCCAAGAAGGAATGCTCACAGAAAGCTGACAGCCTTGAGGGCTACGGCCAGGCCTTCGTCGTGTCTGACGATCAGAAGCTGGACTGGGCTGACATGCTCTACCTTCAGGTCCAGCCCACCGAGTCCAGGGACATGCGGTTCTGGCCTACACGCCCTGCATCCTTCCGGTGACTGACTATGAGACTATATCATCCATGATTCAAACTTGAACTATCCCATAAGTCCTAATGCTCctgtaatttatttttttaatctgaACACAGGCAGTCCGTAGACGCATACTCCTCGGAAGCAGCAAAGCTAGCGTACCGGTTGCTGGAGTTCATGGCCAAGGGCGTGGGCGCCGAGCCGGCGTCGCTGCGCGGCGTGTTCGAGGGGCAGGCCCAGGGCATGAGGGTGAACTACTACCCGCCGTGCCGGCAGGCGGCGGACCGGGTGCTGGGCCTGACGGCGCACACCGACCCCAACGGCCTGACGCTGCTGCTGCAGATGAACGACGACGTGCAGGGACTTCAGGTCAAGAAGGACGGCAAGTGGTTCGCCGTGCAGGCCCTCGCCGGCGCCTTCATCGTCAACGTCGGCGACGCGCTCGAGGTACTTGCATTGATCCCGTCATCGCCGGAGATGCCTCGGCCGATATCTTATGGTGAATCCAATTCCACTGACGAAGAATTGATGATGTTGTCCTTGGTTAATTTGCAGATCATGAGCAACGGAGTGTTCAGAAGCGTTGAGCACAGGGCCGTGATACACCCGACCAAGGAGCGGATTTCGGTGGCGCTGTTCCACTACCCGTACCAGGATCGGATGCTTGGTCCTCTGCCGGAGTTGGTGAAGAAAGGCGACAGGTTGCAGTACGGACCAACGGATTACCAGGACTTGTTGAAGCGATACTTCACGGCGAAGCTTGATGGGAGGAAGCACCTGGAGAGATTTATGTTAGAGCAGTAGTAGCTACGGCTCTGCATACCGAAATAATTACCTCGAAACAATTCCACCATGAACTACGTACACTACACGAGGATATTGTTGTTTCCCTTCACAATTTTCTAAAATGATTAAGAGCTTTGTACTCAAATTTAGACATTTCCAAAGTCACGTGTACCCATGGAGGCTGTTGGGGTCGGGACTTATCTGGGTGGCCGAAGGTAGGAGATGACGGGTATAGTTGTCCATTTGGCCCGTGGCCCGTGGGCTAGCCCGCGGCACGGCATTTTGGCCCGGTCTAGGCACGGTCCGGCACGGCGGCCTTGCAGGCCGGGCCAGCCCAGCCTACACCACGGGTTGGGTCTGGGCCGCTACCTCagcccgtgggctggcccaGCACGGCCTGGTCCATTTGGCCCGTGGGCCAACACGGCCTGTTTAGGCTTAATAGGCCTATTTTGGCCCGGCTAAGAGGCCGGCCCATATGAACTCTCTAGCCCAAACGGCCTGTTCCAGCGGCGTGCTCCTCTTCTACCAGGTTCCAGTCGCCTCCTCCCGAGTCCCaaccctccgcctcctcccgacCCTTCGCCTTCgtctcccccgcctcctcctgaCCCTCCGCCTTCTCCTAGCTCCCGCACGGCCGtgccccttcgccgccgcctcccggccCTCTCGactcccgc encodes the following:
- the LOC101771870 gene encoding protein PFC0760c-like; translated protein: MAASASATHAAVLAAVVLLLPSLLAPVAVAQPPKGAKAFCISQFAIASQACSILPPSPPDEHHHHDDDDEDDDEHEDDDEHEDDHHDDEHHDRVRVRDRHHHGHRRAAAVSISALIASSNGTRGAVVAGNRTGGHHHGNRTRGGHGRGRRGRLRDGEDDDHHDADDPDHDDDHHEDDDDHHEDDDDHHHDADDPDHDDDHDDDDDDDDDDDDDDHHDEELRAYRDCCRWLKEVQKDCVCEALLRLPPFLVKPQHTYVVRVGRTCQITYRCGGV
- the LOC101772281 gene encoding S-norcoclaurine synthase 1, which encodes MAEARTTGSLPVANVQELAAAFNDGGVERQVPERYLSKDPSAEEVVVAGGGGDDSACAIPVIDLRRLIDPRSEEEECAKLASACHHWGFFQLINHGVPDEVIGNLMSDVAGFFKQPLEAKKECSQKADSLEGYGQAFVVSDDQKLDWADMLYLQVQPTESRDMRFWPTRPASFRQSVDAYSSEAAKLAYRLLEFMAKGVGAEPASLRGVFEGQAQGMRVNYYPPCRQAADRVLGLTAHTDPNGLTLLLQMNDDVQGLQVKKDGKWFAVQALAGAFIVNVGDALEIMSNGVFRSVEHRAVIHPTKERISVALFHYPYQDRMLGPLPELVKKGDRLQYGPTDYQDLLKRYFTAKLDGRKHLERFMLEQ